From a single Pyruvatibacter sp. genomic region:
- a CDS encoding MFS transporter, translated as MSQDITELPTTPSTPAGTDNPGPDTMAADGGTPADKRGQIAWAVFEWARNPYVLLITIYVFSPYFSTTVVGDPVQGQAIWGYINGIAGAAIAILAPFLGAIADLGGTRKPWIAAFTAIMVPAMVLLWFALPDNGGIGVMGVALSIIVITIAYEFSAVFHNSMLPSIAPHSRIGFLSGLGLALGNLGGLLILIFMLVFFTLPGNVPWSFIPDVPILGIDQSLFQDSRIAGPVAGMWLAAFSLPLFLFTPDAARNTIGAWEAMRRGVARVVQTVTRLRHYRNVATYLGARMLYNDGKTAVLIFGGVYAAGVFGWGALDMLVYGIVLSVFAVLGGLFGGWLDDAFGSKVAIITSIGGTTVGLLLAVSITPTELFFQPYESAGPVWSLPFFQTVPEITYLAVVIIIAIFITAAYANSRTMLARIAPAKMMTEFFGLYALSGTATAFVAPILVGISTDLFDSQRAGFASILLLLVAGLVVMFFVHETRAERAEGDA; from the coding sequence TTGTCGCAGGACATAACGGAACTACCCACCACGCCCTCAACGCCTGCCGGAACAGATAATCCGGGTCCGGACACAATGGCCGCTGACGGCGGCACACCGGCCGACAAACGCGGACAGATTGCCTGGGCGGTTTTTGAGTGGGCGCGCAACCCCTATGTGTTGCTCATCACCATCTATGTGTTTTCGCCCTACTTCTCCACCACCGTGGTGGGTGACCCGGTTCAGGGCCAGGCCATATGGGGCTATATCAATGGCATAGCCGGGGCGGCGATTGCCATTCTGGCACCGTTTCTGGGGGCCATCGCCGACCTTGGCGGCACCCGCAAGCCGTGGATTGCCGCATTCACCGCCATCATGGTTCCCGCCATGGTGCTGTTGTGGTTTGCGTTGCCCGACAATGGCGGCATTGGCGTCATGGGGGTGGCGTTATCGATCATCGTTATCACCATTGCGTATGAGTTCTCCGCCGTATTTCACAACTCGATGCTGCCGTCGATCGCGCCGCATTCGCGCATCGGCTTTTTGTCCGGGCTGGGGCTGGCGCTGGGCAATCTGGGTGGATTGCTGATCCTGATATTCATGCTGGTGTTCTTCACGCTGCCCGGCAACGTGCCGTGGAGCTTTATTCCTGATGTGCCGATACTGGGCATTGATCAGTCGTTGTTTCAGGACAGTCGTATTGCCGGTCCGGTTGCGGGCATGTGGCTGGCGGCGTTTTCGCTGCCGCTGTTTTTGTTCACGCCTGATGCGGCGCGCAACACCATTGGTGCATGGGAAGCCATGCGCAGGGGTGTGGCCCGCGTGGTGCAGACTGTTACGCGCCTCAGGCATTACCGTAATGTCGCTACCTATCTGGGTGCGCGGATGCTCTACAATGACGGCAAGACCGCCGTGCTGATTTTCGGCGGTGTGTATGCGGCGGGCGTGTTTGGCTGGGGCGCACTGGACATGCTGGTCTATGGCATTGTGCTGTCGGTGTTCGCTGTGCTCGGCGGTCTGTTCGGCGGCTGGCTGGACGATGCGTTTGGCTCCAAGGTTGCCATCATCACGTCTATCGGCGGCACTACGGTGGGTTTGCTGCTGGCAGTCTCCATTACGCCGACGGAACTGTTTTTTCAGCCGTATGAAAGCGCGGGGCCTGTCTGGTCGCTACCGTTCTTTCAGACCGTGCCCGAGATCACTTATCTGGCCGTCGTCATCATCATTGCGATTTTCATTACGGCGGCCTACGCCAACTCACGCACCATGCTGGCGCGCATTGCGCCCGCCAAGATGATGACGGAGTTTTTCGGGCTGTATGCGCTGTCCGGTACGGCAACGGCATTCGTCGCGCCGATACTGGTGGGCATCTCAACGGACCTGTTTGACAGCCAGCGGGCCGGATTTGCATCCATCCTGCTGCTGCTCGTTGCAGGTCTGGTGGTGATGTTTTTCGTGCATGAGACGCGGGCCGAGCGCGCCGAGGGCGATGCCTAG
- the purH gene encoding bifunctional phosphoribosylaminoimidazolecarboxamide formyltransferase/IMP cyclohydrolase, whose product MPPPSSPNRPVRRALLSVSDKTGLIEFGSALARRGVELVSTGGTAKALREAGLEVADVSDITRFPEMMDGRVKTLHPGVHGGLLFVRGNETHQDAANKHNIVPIDLLAVNLYPFEETISKGADYDTSIENIDIGGPAMIRAAAKNHDGVAVLVDASDYDAVIADMDANDNHTSFKLRQRLAAKAYARTAAYDAAISNWFAAELEDDAPAYRAVAGKLAQTLRYGENPHQHAAFYTTGEQRPGVATATQLQGKELSYNNLNDTDAAFECVAEFGIEQPAVAIIKHANPCGVALGGSLLEAYEKALRCDPVSAFGGIIALNGRLDGATAEKIAGIFTEVIIAPDADADARAIIAKKKNLRLLITGGLPDPQAKGFTAKTVAGGLLVQSRDAGRVTQADLRVVTKRAPTEQEMRDLLFAFRVAKHVKSNAIIYAKDMATVGIGAGQMSRIDSSRIAARKSEDAAKEAGLTDALAKGSVVASDAFFPFADGLMSAAEAGATAVIQPGGSIRDDEVIAAADEAGLAMVLTGMRHFRH is encoded by the coding sequence ATGCCCCCACCCAGCAGCCCAAACCGTCCCGTCCGCCGCGCCCTGCTCTCGGTCTCCGACAAGACCGGCCTCATTGAGTTTGGCTCAGCCCTCGCCCGGCGTGGCGTCGAGCTGGTCTCCACCGGCGGCACGGCAAAAGCGCTGCGTGAAGCGGGCCTTGAAGTGGCCGACGTGTCCGACATCACCCGGTTTCCTGAAATGATGGATGGCCGCGTAAAGACCCTTCATCCCGGTGTACACGGCGGGCTGCTCTTTGTACGCGGCAACGAAACGCACCAGGATGCAGCCAACAAGCACAACATTGTGCCGATCGACCTGTTGGCCGTGAACCTCTATCCGTTTGAGGAGACGATCTCGAAAGGGGCAGATTACGATACGTCAATTGAAAACATCGACATCGGCGGCCCGGCAATGATCCGCGCTGCAGCCAAAAACCACGACGGCGTCGCCGTGCTGGTGGATGCGTCTGACTACGATGCCGTGATCGCCGATATGGATGCGAACGACAATCACACCAGTTTCAAGCTGCGCCAGCGTCTGGCCGCCAAAGCCTATGCGCGTACGGCGGCGTATGACGCCGCCATCTCCAACTGGTTTGCAGCAGAGCTTGAAGACGACGCGCCAGCATACCGCGCCGTTGCGGGCAAACTGGCGCAGACACTGCGCTACGGCGAAAACCCGCACCAGCACGCAGCGTTCTACACCACAGGCGAACAGCGTCCCGGCGTTGCGACCGCCACCCAGCTTCAGGGCAAGGAGCTTTCGTATAACAATCTGAACGACACTGATGCGGCCTTTGAGTGCGTGGCGGAGTTCGGCATTGAGCAACCTGCTGTCGCCATCATCAAGCACGCCAACCCGTGCGGCGTCGCGCTTGGCGGATCGCTGCTGGAGGCCTACGAAAAAGCCCTGCGCTGCGACCCCGTGTCAGCTTTCGGCGGCATCATTGCGCTTAACGGCAGACTGGACGGCGCAACGGCTGAAAAGATTGCCGGCATTTTTACCGAAGTCATCATCGCCCCCGACGCCGACGCCGACGCCCGCGCCATCATCGCCAAAAAGAAAAACCTCCGCCTGCTGATTACCGGCGGTCTGCCGGACCCGCAAGCCAAAGGCTTCACCGCCAAAACCGTGGCAGGCGGACTGCTTGTGCAGTCGCGCGATGCGGGCCGCGTGACGCAGGCTGATCTCAGGGTCGTGACCAAGCGCGCGCCCACAGAACAGGAAATGCGTGACCTGCTGTTTGCTTTCCGCGTTGCCAAGCACGTCAAATCCAACGCCATCATCTATGCCAAAGACATGGCCACCGTCGGCATCGGGGCCGGCCAGATGAGCCGCATTGACTCAAGCCGCATCGCCGCCCGCAAGTCTGAGGATGCTGCAAAGGAGGCTGGCCTGACGGACGCCCTCGCCAAAGGTTCTGTCGTTGCATCAGACGCTTTCTTTCCGTTCGCCGACGGGTTGATGAGCGCCGCTGAAGCCGGCGCCACCGCCGTCATCCAGCCCGGCGGCTCGATCCGCGACGACGAGGTGATCGCGGCTGCCGATGAGGCAGGCCTTGCCATGGTCCTGACCGGCATGCGCCACTTCAGGCACTAG
- the rpe gene encoding ribulose-phosphate 3-epimerase — translation MQKIRIAPSILSADFARLGEEVRAVAEAGADFIHVDVMDGHFVPNLTIGPMVVKAIRGYTDKVFDVHLMIAPVDPYIEEFAEAGADIITVHTEAGPHVHRTVQLIRSLGKRPGVSLNPGTPADAVDMVIDDIDLILVMSVNPGFGGQSFIESQLRKIEALRKKIDATGRDIHLEVDGGINAQTARRVVAAGADVLVAGSATFRGGPDKYADNIKALRG, via the coding sequence ATGCAAAAAATCCGAATCGCCCCCTCAATTCTGTCTGCCGACTTTGCCCGTCTGGGCGAGGAAGTGCGTGCCGTGGCCGAGGCCGGGGCGGACTTCATCCATGTGGATGTGATGGACGGTCACTTCGTGCCCAACCTCACCATCGGACCCATGGTGGTAAAGGCCATTCGCGGCTACACCGACAAGGTGTTTGACGTGCATCTGATGATCGCGCCCGTGGACCCGTACATTGAAGAATTCGCGGAAGCGGGCGCGGACATCATCACCGTTCATACTGAGGCAGGTCCGCATGTGCACCGCACGGTGCAACTCATCAGGTCGCTGGGCAAACGCCCCGGTGTGTCGCTCAATCCCGGCACCCCGGCGGATGCCGTTGACATGGTGATCGACGACATTGATCTCATATTGGTGATGAGCGTCAATCCGGGCTTTGGTGGCCAGAGCTTCATTGAAAGCCAGTTGCGCAAGATCGAAGCGCTGCGCAAAAAGATCGACGCGACCGGCCGCGATATTCACCTTGAAGTGGATGGCGGCATTAACGCGCAAACGGCACGCCGCGTGGTGGCCGCCGGGGCAGACGTTCTGGTAGCCGGCAGTGCCACCTTCAGGGGCGGACCGGACAAATACGCAGACAACATCAAGGCACTCAGAGGCTAA
- a CDS encoding heparinase II/III family protein yields MTGPAELTGQIAARSLGTATRALVNFACSLKPYHLTLRGPLPDTIVLNPPDLHPANAATGEHIIDGRFTLANTTLQTTSKTVFTIDLPTDEFSEGLHSFDWLRHLAAAQRDTRTATAQALTQAWLDQCSQWHTVGWRPHVIARRLISWSSHGAMLLDNADLIYRSTLLRSMAAQARHLSRTAPRAPDGMPRLTAAIGLAISGVTLTEGRSRLKRGLTLLTRELDRQLLPDGGHISRNPQIQLTLLADLVSLRDALMARNVEAPAKLLGAIDRAMPMLRFFKHGDGRLALFNGADEGPAGAVDAVLARDDAKGRPFGFAPHSGFQRAAAGRTLVVVDAGAPPPPAHATRAHAGCLSFEMSAGRHRLVVNCGPSHISPTTQHAAAWQDASRATAAHSTVTVDDTSSAHILKAPWLRRLLGARLINGPKLVESRRTEEERGVWLEMRHDGYVPAFGLEHERRVYLSADGDDFRGEDTLFRIRQPKNRWWDPLGLLTTKDGEEDFTVRFHLHPDVRVSLAHDGTNILALLPNGDGWQFRASGNAQMMLDDSIYMGQPGQPRRTRQIVVSHHIFRGEAHVKWSFRRLTTRNLGAGGELHEQTDAFEPEEADVTVPPIGADPSSNA; encoded by the coding sequence ATGACAGGCCCGGCGGAACTGACGGGACAAATAGCGGCCCGCTCGCTGGGAACCGCTACGCGCGCACTTGTCAACTTTGCCTGTTCGCTCAAGCCCTATCACCTGACACTGCGCGGGCCGTTGCCCGATACCATCGTGCTCAACCCGCCCGACCTGCACCCTGCCAACGCGGCCACCGGCGAGCACATTATTGATGGCCGGTTCACTCTCGCCAACACCACCCTTCAGACAACATCTAAAACAGTCTTCACCATTGATCTGCCTACGGATGAGTTTTCCGAAGGCCTTCACAGTTTCGACTGGTTGCGCCACCTGGCAGCCGCTCAACGTGACACCAGGACAGCAACCGCCCAGGCATTGACTCAAGCCTGGCTCGACCAGTGCAGCCAGTGGCACACCGTTGGCTGGCGACCACACGTCATCGCCCGCCGTCTGATCTCATGGTCAAGCCACGGCGCGATGCTGCTGGACAACGCAGACCTCATCTATCGGTCAACACTGCTGCGCTCCATGGCGGCACAAGCCCGCCACCTGAGCCGCACAGCCCCACGCGCACCAGACGGAATGCCTCGCCTGACAGCCGCTATCGGCCTGGCTATTTCAGGTGTCACCCTGACCGAAGGCCGCAGCCGTCTCAAACGCGGACTGACATTGCTGACCCGCGAACTGGACCGTCAGTTGCTGCCCGATGGCGGCCATATCAGCCGTAACCCTCAAATACAGCTCACACTGCTGGCCGACCTTGTGTCCCTGCGCGATGCCCTGATGGCCCGCAACGTGGAAGCGCCCGCCAAGCTGCTGGGCGCCATAGATCGCGCCATGCCGATGCTGCGGTTTTTCAAACATGGTGATGGACGCCTCGCGCTGTTCAATGGCGCAGACGAAGGCCCGGCCGGTGCCGTGGACGCCGTGTTGGCCCGCGACGACGCCAAAGGCCGTCCGTTCGGCTTTGCGCCACACTCTGGGTTTCAGCGCGCCGCCGCCGGGCGCACGCTGGTGGTAGTGGATGCAGGCGCGCCGCCGCCACCTGCACACGCCACCCGCGCCCATGCAGGGTGTCTGAGTTTTGAAATGAGCGCAGGCCGTCATCGCCTGGTGGTGAATTGCGGCCCCAGCCACATATCTCCCACAACCCAACACGCCGCCGCCTGGCAGGACGCCTCCCGCGCCACCGCAGCACACTCGACGGTGACTGTGGACGATACGTCGTCGGCACATATTCTAAAGGCTCCATGGCTGCGTCGGCTGCTTGGCGCACGCCTTATCAATGGCCCCAAGCTTGTGGAAAGCCGCCGCACCGAAGAAGAGCGCGGCGTATGGCTGGAGATGCGCCATGACGGCTATGTGCCCGCTTTTGGTCTGGAGCACGAACGCCGGGTGTATCTTTCAGCCGACGGCGATGACTTTCGGGGCGAAGACACGCTGTTCCGCATCCGGCAGCCCAAAAACCGCTGGTGGGACCCGCTGGGCCTGTTGACCACCAAGGATGGCGAGGAGGATTTTACCGTCCGCTTTCATCTGCACCCGGATGTGCGCGTGTCGCTGGCGCATGACGGCACCAACATTCTGGCACTGCTGCCAAATGGCGACGGCTGGCAGTTCCGCGCGTCCGGCAACGCGCAGATGATGCTCGATGATTCAATCTATATGGGCCAGCCCGGCCAGCCCCGTCGCACCCGGCAGATCGTTGTCTCGCACCATATTTTCAGGGGCGAGGCCCACGTCAAATGGAGCTTTCGGCGGCTCACCACCCGCAACCTTGGGGCAGGCGGTGAACTACATGAGCAAACAGATGCGTTTGAGCCCGAAGAGGCCGACGTAACCGTGCCCCCCATCGGCGCAGACCCTTCGTCAAACGCATAG